In one Alnus glutinosa chromosome 14, dhAlnGlut1.1, whole genome shotgun sequence genomic region, the following are encoded:
- the LOC133857745 gene encoding alpha/beta hydrolase domain-containing protein WAV2, whose product MVSYVNALLYGVGGIMVAGMALLVAFQEKLVYVPVLPGLTKSYSITPARLRLPYEDIWLRSSDGIRLHAWFIKLFPECRGPTILFFQENAGNIAHRLEMVRIMLQRLNCNVFMLSYRGYGASDGYPSQHGIIRDAQAALDHLSQRTDIDTSRIVVFGRSLGGAVGAVLTKNNPDKVAAIILENTFTSILDMAGVLLPFLKWFIGKSSNGPRILNFLVRSPWCTIDIVGQIKQPILFISGLQDEMVPPVHMQTLYAKAAAHNRQCLFVEFPNGMHMDTWLAGGDHYWRTIQQFLEQHLPEKKENDSSRNNNDFEAR is encoded by the exons ATGGTGTCGTACGTGAACGCGTTGCTCTACGGAGTGGGGGGGATAATGGTGGCCGGGATGGCGTTGCTGGTGGCCTTTCAAGAGAAGCTGGTCTACGTGCCGGTGCTCCCTGGTCTCACCAAGTCCTACTCGATCACCCCGGCCCGGCTCCGACTCCCCTACGAGGATATCTGGCTCCGATCCTCCGACGGCATCCGCCTCCACGCCTGGTTCATCAAGCTCTTCCCCGAGTGCCGAG GTCCCACCATTTTATTCTTCCAAGAAAATGCTGGAA ATATTGCCCACCGTCTAGAAATGGTCCGTATAATGTTACAGAGGTTGAATTGCAACGTTTTTATGCTTTCATACCGAGG TTATGGAGCTAGTGATGGCTATCCTTCGCAGCATGGAATCATAAGGGACGCTCAG GCTGCATTGGATCATCTTTCTCAGAGGACTGACATTGACACGTCTAGAATTGTTGTGTTTGGAAGGTCACTTGGGGGTGCTGTCGGAGCTGTACTTACCAAAAACAACCCTGACAAG GTTGCTGCAATAATACTTGAGAACACTTTCACATCTATTCTGGACATGGCTGGAGTTTTATTGCCCTTCTTGAAGTGGTTCATTGGAAAAAGTTCGAATGGTCCTAGAATTCTTAATTTTCTTGTACGGTCTCCATGGTGTACAATTGATATCGTAGGCCAG ATTAAGCAGCCAATTCTTTTTATATCTGGATTGCAAGATGAGATGGTTCCCCCAGTCCACATGCAGACACTGTATGCTAAAGCAGCTGCTCATAACAGGCAATGCCTCTTTGTGGAGTTTCCTAATGGCATGCATATGGACACTTGGCTGGCCGGTGGTGATCATTACTGGAGAACGATTCAGCAGTTCCTTGAACAACATCTtccagagaaaaaagaaaatgactcATCCCGCAATAACAATG ATTTCGAGGCGAGGTGA
- the LOC133857120 gene encoding PHD finger protein ALFIN-LIKE 4-like produces MDGGGQYNPRTVEEVFRDFKGRRAGMIKALTTDVEEFYQQCDPEKENLCLYGFPNEQWEVNLPAEEVPPELPEPALGINFARDGMQEKDWLSLVAVHSDAWLLAVAFYFGARFGFDKADRKRLFTMINDLPTIFEVVTGSTKKQPKEKSSISNHSSNKSKSGSKGRGGSEPGRYTKVILAKDEDELVDEEDEEEHGETLCGACGENYAADEFWICCDICEKWFHGKCVKITPARAEHIKQYKCPSCSNKRARP; encoded by the exons ATGGACGGAGGAGGACAGTACAACCCGCGCACAGTGGAAGAGGTCTTCAGGGACTTCAAGGGCCGTAGAGCCGGCATGATCAAAGCCCTCACCACTG ACGTTGAAGAATTTTATCAGCAGTGCGATCCTG AGAAGGAGAATCTTTGCCTTTATGGATTCCCTAATGAACAGTGGGAAGTTAATTTACCTGCTGAAGAAGTGCCTCCGGAGCTTCCAGAACCTGCATTAGGGATCAACTTTGCCAGAGACGGCATGCAAGAAAAGGACTGGCTATCTCTGGTTGCTGTTCACAGTGATGCATGGTTACTTGCAGTGGCATTCTATTTTGGTGCCAGATTTGGTTTTGATAAAGCTGACAG GAAACGTCTCTTTACTATGATAAATGATTTGCCAACAATATTTGAGGTTGTGACGGGATCTACAAAGAAACAGCCGAAGGAGAAGTCATCTATTTCAAATCATAGCAGCAACAAATCCAAGTCAGGGTCTAAAGGG cgaGGAGGATCCGAACCAGGCAGGTATACAAAGGTAATATTGGCAAAGGATGAGGATGAGCTAGTGGATGAGGAAGATGAGGAAGAGCATGGTGAGACCTTGTGCGGAGCATGTGGGGAGAACTATGCTGCAGATGAGTTCTGGATATGTTGCGACATATGTGAGAAGTGGTTTCATGGAAAGTGCGTGAAGATCACCCCTGCAAGGGCGGAGCACATAAAGCAGTACAAGTGCCCCTCGTGCAGCAATAAGAGAGCGCGTCCTTGA